In Aedes albopictus strain Foshan unplaced genomic scaffold, AalbF5 HiC_scaffold_159, whole genome shotgun sequence, a genomic segment contains:
- the LOC115269305 gene encoding uncharacterized protein LOC115269305 produces MFRAYGSLPPSECSSPLSPTPPFLPSSSTSTTTTTTAPEWMTTLPSSVVESTPVLLGRSLSLFETVTASVEGGDSGQMFHHHHQQQRRPELRRHWSSSSGERTTGTAGSGYDGGESGDDDGSVGLSNLLASARFFKTDRNNRGRIRGDAAKGEVD; encoded by the coding sequence ATGTTTCGTGCCTATGGATCACTTCCGCCAAGCGAGTGTTCCTCGCCTCTATCGCCGACGCCCCCTTTCCTTCCTTCATCTTCCAcctcaacaacaacaacgacgacggcCCCCGAATGGATGACCACCCTACCTTCGTCGGTGGTGGAATCGACCCCCGTGCTGCTGGGAAGATCGCTGTCACTGTTTGAGACTGTCACGGCATCAGTGGAAGGTGGTGATTCCGGTCAGATGTtccaccatcatcatcaacaacaacgGAGGCCAGAGCTGCGACGTcattggtcgtcgtcgtcgggcgAAAGAACCACAGGAACAGCTGGGAGTGGTTACGATGGTGGTGAAAGTGGAGACGACGATGGTTCCGTTGGGCTCAGTAATCTGCTAGCCAGTGCGAGGTTTTTCAAAACGGATCGGAACAACAGGGGGAGGATACGAGGAGATGCGGCAAAAGGTGAGGTCGATTAG